In Heyndrickxia vini, the sequence TCAGCGATTTGATAAATCTGTCATGATTGTTACGGTCGTGCTATTGATTATCCTTGTTCAAATTGCTCAATTCATTGGAAACTATCTAGCAAAAATTTTCTTGCGAAGATAATGAATAATACAAAACATCAGAAGAAAGAGGAAACAATGTGAAAAAGACAATTTTATTAAGTGTTATTGCAGTATTTATCTTTTCCCTTTTAGCTGCTTGCGGAAAAGAAACGAGTGGCAACTCTAAAGTGGTGACCATTGGTGTAACAGGGTCGGATGGACAAATGTGGGATATTATTAAGGAAAAAGCAAAAAAAGAAGGGATTACGATTAAGTTAAAAGAGTTCTCGGATTATACGATCCCTAACCAGGCATTAGCAGATGGAGACATCGATTTAAATGCATTTCAACATATTGCTTTCTTAAATCAATTCAAAGAAGAACATAAATTAGATATTACACCAATTGGAACAACACAAATTGCTCCTATGGGAATGTTTTCAGACAAATACAAATCACCAAAGGAAATTCCTGCAGGCGGAGAGATTGCTATTCCGAATGATCCGTCTAACCAGGCACGAGCCTTATTATTGTTACAATCAGCGGGTTTAATCAAATTGAAAGATGATTTCGGCCTTTTCGGTGATCCAACTGGAATCATAGATAATCCAAAAAAGTTAAAGATTACCCCTGTTGTTGCACAACAGACTCCACGAGTATTAAAAGATGTTGCTGCGTCGGTAATTAATAATGGTGTGGCGGGCCAAGCCGGACTGAATATTACGAAAGAATCCATTTATTTAGAGGATCCCAATAGTGATTCGGTAAAACCTTATATCAATATTATTGCTGCACGTTCGAAAGATAAAGATAATAAGACATACGAAAAAATTATAAAGATCTATCATAGCAAAGAAGTGGAAGAGGCGGTTAAAAAGGATACAAAAGGCGGATCAATTGTAGTGGATATGCCAATTCAAGACCTTGAAAGTATCATTAAATAGGAAGAAGTTATTCAGGAAACGAAGGATAATAACTATTTAATTCCGATTAAATCTATGCGATAAATCACATATAAAAGGAGAGAATGAAGGATGACAATCCAAACGAAAAGTTTAAGAGGGGTAATTAATCAAAGTATTGAAGAGGCTAAACAATTGTATATTGAAACAAGTCACAAAATCCATAGAAAACCTGAAATTGGAAACCAAGAATATTTCGCATCAAAAACATTAACCGAAATTCTTGAGAATGCTGGATTTACTGTAACACGTAATGTAGCTGGACATGAAACAGGATTTGTTGCAAGAAAAGCAGCAGTTAAAAATGGTCCGAAAATCGCCTTTTTAGCTGAATATGATGCATTGCCGGGTTTAGGTCATGCATGTGGACATAATATTATCGGCACGACAAGTGTTGCTGCTGGCATTGCCTTAGCAAAAGTAATTGATGAAACAGGCGGTGAAGTGATTGTTTTTGGAACACCCGCAGAAGAAGGAGGGCCAAATGGCAGTGCAAAAGGAAGTTTTGTCAAACATGGATTGCTGGAGGGAATCGATGTCGCGCTTATGATTCATCCATCCGGAAAAACAAGTTTAACGTCTCCGTCTCTTGCAGTCGACCCTCTTGATTTTCATTTTTACGGGAAAGCGGCACATGCTTCGGGTTCACCCGAAAAGGGAATAAATGCGCTAGATGCTGTTATTCAATTGTTTAATGGTATTAATGCATTGCGCCAGCAACTACCTACAGATGTACGGATTCACGGCATCATTACTCATGGTGGTGATGCACCTAATATTATTCCAGAATATGCTTCTGCTAGATTTTTTATACGTGCCAGTACATGGAAACGAGCCGAGGGAATTTCAAAGAAAGTCCGAAACATTGCCGAAGGGGCAGCTCTTGCAACAGGCAGCACAGTAAAAATAGAACGATTCCAAAATGAAGTACATGATTTTATCATTAACGATTCTCTTGATCGAATTGTTGGGGAAGAACTATCTTTATTAGGAGAAAAAGTTTTTTCTGAAAAAGGGAAAGGAATTGGATCAACAGATGCAGGTAATATTAGCCATGTTGTGCCAACCGCCCATCCACATATCAAAATTGGACCGGATGATTTAATTGGTCATACGAATGAATTTCGTGAATGTGCAGGCTCATTAGAAGGGGATAAAGCGTTAATAACTGGGGCGAAGGCATTAGCATTCACAGGATTTCGTCTATTAACAGATTCACGCTTGCTTGCAGAAATTCGTGCAGATTTCGAAGCAAGAAATATAGAATAGCACAGGAAGAGGTGGTAGATGATACCACCTCTTTATTAATGATATTTCAAAATATTTTTAGAAAATCTCCGAGAAATATGTTATTATTATTTGTCCTTAAATGAGACATGTATTTTTCAGAATGTTTTACTATTTTAATATAAGAATTACTATTATGGTACATTTCGTTTTCTCGGAGGTAAGTAATGACGAAGAAAGAATCATTTACATTTATAATAGCGATTGGCTTTATGCTATTCGCTTTATTTTTTGGAGCGGGAAATTTAATTTTTCCAGTTATGCTCGGTCAATCAGCAGGTACAGCGATTTGGTCGGCAAATGCAGGGTTTGTGATAACTGGTGTTGGTTTACCTCTACTAGGAGTACTTGCGTTAGGATTCTCTGGTAAAAGCGATTTAAGATCGCTTGCGAGTCGAGCGCATCCAATTTTTGGATTGATTTTTACAACTATTCTTTATTTAGCGATTGGTCCGCTATTTGCTATACCAAGGACCGGGAGCGTTTCATTTGAAATTGGTGTTAAGCCTTTTCTGCCTGCTCATGTAAGCTTTATACCATTATTACTATTTACTGTACTTTTTTTCGGAATAACGTGCTATTTTGCTTTAAATACATCGAAAATTGTGGACATAGTAGGTAGAATATTAACTCCTTTGTTATTAATTTTTATTGGAATATTGATTGTAACGGCAGTCATTCATCCGATGGGGAAATTAAGTATGCCCACGGAGTATTATATGAATCATTCTTTTTTTAAAGGCTTCCAAGAAGGCTATTTAACAATGGATACATTAGCTGCTTTTGTTTTTGGAATTATTGTCATTCAAGCCATTAAAGATAAAGGGATATCAGGTAAAGGAAAAATTATGATGACCTGTTTGAAGGCGGGATTAATTGCGGCGGGTCTCCTAGCAATCATTTACACCACTCTATCCTTTATTGGTGCGTCAAGTGTTGAAGAACTGGGCATATTAGATAATGGTGCAACAATCTTGGCTGGTGTATCTCATCATTATTTTGGCCAATATGGACGGATATTACTAGGATTTATTGTAGTTGCTGCATGTTTAACAACGAGTATCGGCTTAATATCTTCTAGTGCTATCTATTTTCATAAGATGTTTCCAATGGTGTCCTATAAACTATTCACTATCATCTTGTCTATAGTTAGTACAATATTTGCTAATGTTGGATTAATGAAATTAATTAGCATTTCAGAACCAATTCTCGTTGCGATTTACCCATTAGCTATCTGTTTAATTTTCTTAACATTCTTTCATTCACTTTTCAAAGGGAAATCGGAAGTATATATATGTAGTTTATTATTTACATTTATCATTAGTGTTTTTGACGGGTTGAAAGCAACAGGCATTCAAATTCATTCAATTGATCAGCTGTTATCTAGAATTATCCCTTTATATACTGTTGGTATGGGGTGGCTGCTTCCTGCTATAATTGGAGGAATAATTGGATATATAATTAGCATGCTAAAAAGAAAGAAACATAAGTGTAACAATTGAAATCATTTTTTGACCTTCTCATCCAATTTTATAGATGACAAATTTTCGTTTTTCGAAGATAATATAAAAGTTGGGTAAACCACACTTTAAATTAAAGAAAATTGAGGGATTATATGAGCTCAAGATTAAATAAGAAAAAAAGAAAAGTACGTAAAGGAAGAATCGCCCTTTTCATCATTGTCTTATTAATTATCGGTATAGCAGGCTTTGCTTATTCGCAATACAAAGCAGGTGTGAATCAAGCTGGTAAAGGAATAGATAAACAAGAAAATATTGAGTTTAATGGAAAAAAGGATAAAAACGGAAGAGTCAACTTCCTTTTATTAGGAATTGATAAGCGGAAAAACGAAACAAAGTCACATACAGATACGATTATGGTCGCACAGTATGACCCTAAAAATGATGATATTAAAATCATTTCATTAATGCGTGATATGTTTGTAGATGTTCCCGGTTATAAAAAGTGGAAAATCAATACAGCGTTTTTCTTGGATGGTCCTGAACTACTTCGAAAAACGATTCAGCAGAATTTCGGCCTTGATGTCCAATATTATGTCATGGTAGATTTCAAAGGTTTTGAAAAAGTGGTTGATACTCTTGCTCCAAACGGAATCGAAATCGATGTGGAGAAAAGAATGTCCAAAAATATCGGTGTGACATTAGAACCTGGGGTGCAAAAGTTAAACGGGAAAGAATTGCTTGGCTATGCACGATTTAGACATGATGCAGAAGGTGACTTCGGGCGTGTAGCTCGACAACAAAAAGTGATTAATGCGTTAAAAAATGAAGTACTTAGTGTGAATGGTATTACAAAAGCTCCTAAGCTTTTTGGAACAGTACAGCCATATATTCAAACGAATATGGGGACTAAGGATAGTATTGCTCTAGTTACGAAAGTATTATTAAATAAACCGGATAAGATTAATACGTTAACTGTTCCAGTCAAGAATTCTTATACAAATGGCTATTCAGACTACGCTGGTGCAGTATTAGAAGTCGATCTTGAAAAAAACAGACAAGCCATTGATAACTTTTTAAATGGTACGTCGAAAGAAGAAACCAATACAACGGATCAACAATCTAATCCGTAATTTTGAATGAGACCAAATCAGTATGTGATTTGGTCTTTTGTTATATTGTGGACTGGGCTTGGCTTGGAGGTGGACACTCGTTCCGTTATCTGTGAAAAAATGGGGGATTTCCTTCTGTTTGCGGACATAGAGTCCGTTATTTTATAAAAAGGTCGGAAATTCCCGTTATTTTTCGTAAATAGCGGACCTGGTGTCCGACTAGCTCTTAAATTTAGGTCATTTTTGAAAAATAGCGGACTCCATGTCCGCAAACAATGTGAAAATAATTCAAATTCATATTCAGTTCATAAACCCGTTGTATAGTAATAATAGAATCATAAACATGAAAGGATGTAAAACATATATGGAGGGAACTACCAAACATAAAGGATGGCGTCAGTTTGTCCAATTGGTGCGGGGAACAAAGCCTTCGAAACTGCTTCTTAGTATTGCTTTATTTTTAAGTATCAGTACAACTTTAGTTGGTTTACTTGTCCCGTTATTTACAAAAAACTTAATTAATGACTTTTCACTTAGTTCATTGAGCACGGGGAAAATCATGCTACTTGCATCAGCTATGATCGTGCAAGCTTTGGCAAGCGGTCTTTCAATCTATATGCTCAATCATATTGGTCAATCGGTCGTAGCGGGGATAAGAGATCGATTATGGAAGAAGCTACTTGTATTACCTATTTCTTATTATGATGATCATCAAACAGGTGAAACGGTAAGTAGAATGACGAATGATACCGCTGTTGTGAAAGGGCTAATTACAGACCATCTAGCTAATTTTCTAACAGGAATCATTTCAATAGTTGGGTCGGTTATCGTTTTGCTCCTTTTGGATTGGCGAA encodes:
- a CDS encoding M20 family metallopeptidase produces the protein MTIQTKSLRGVINQSIEEAKQLYIETSHKIHRKPEIGNQEYFASKTLTEILENAGFTVTRNVAGHETGFVARKAAVKNGPKIAFLAEYDALPGLGHACGHNIIGTTSVAAGIALAKVIDETGGEVIVFGTPAEEGGPNGSAKGSFVKHGLLEGIDVALMIHPSGKTSLTSPSLAVDPLDFHFYGKAAHASGSPEKGINALDAVIQLFNGINALRQQLPTDVRIHGIITHGGDAPNIIPEYASARFFIRASTWKRAEGISKKVRNIAEGAALATGSTVKIERFQNEVHDFIINDSLDRIVGEELSLLGEKVFSEKGKGIGSTDAGNISHVVPTAHPHIKIGPDDLIGHTNEFRECAGSLEGDKALITGAKALAFTGFRLLTDSRLLAEIRADFEARNIE
- a CDS encoding LCP family protein — translated: MSSRLNKKKRKVRKGRIALFIIVLLIIGIAGFAYSQYKAGVNQAGKGIDKQENIEFNGKKDKNGRVNFLLLGIDKRKNETKSHTDTIMVAQYDPKNDDIKIISLMRDMFVDVPGYKKWKINTAFFLDGPELLRKTIQQNFGLDVQYYVMVDFKGFEKVVDTLAPNGIEIDVEKRMSKNIGVTLEPGVQKLNGKELLGYARFRHDAEGDFGRVARQQKVINALKNEVLSVNGITKAPKLFGTVQPYIQTNMGTKDSIALVTKVLLNKPDKINTLTVPVKNSYTNGYSDYAGAVLEVDLEKNRQAIDNFLNGTSKEETNTTDQQSNP
- a CDS encoding MetQ/NlpA family ABC transporter substrate-binding protein, which encodes MKKTILLSVIAVFIFSLLAACGKETSGNSKVVTIGVTGSDGQMWDIIKEKAKKEGITIKLKEFSDYTIPNQALADGDIDLNAFQHIAFLNQFKEEHKLDITPIGTTQIAPMGMFSDKYKSPKEIPAGGEIAIPNDPSNQARALLLLQSAGLIKLKDDFGLFGDPTGIIDNPKKLKITPVVAQQTPRVLKDVAASVINNGVAGQAGLNITKESIYLEDPNSDSVKPYINIIAARSKDKDNKTYEKIIKIYHSKEVEEAVKKDTKGGSIVVDMPIQDLESIIK
- the brnQ gene encoding branched-chain amino acid transport system II carrier protein, which gives rise to MTKKESFTFIIAIGFMLFALFFGAGNLIFPVMLGQSAGTAIWSANAGFVITGVGLPLLGVLALGFSGKSDLRSLASRAHPIFGLIFTTILYLAIGPLFAIPRTGSVSFEIGVKPFLPAHVSFIPLLLFTVLFFGITCYFALNTSKIVDIVGRILTPLLLIFIGILIVTAVIHPMGKLSMPTEYYMNHSFFKGFQEGYLTMDTLAAFVFGIIVIQAIKDKGISGKGKIMMTCLKAGLIAAGLLAIIYTTLSFIGASSVEELGILDNGATILAGVSHHYFGQYGRILLGFIVVAACLTTSIGLISSSAIYFHKMFPMVSYKLFTIILSIVSTIFANVGLMKLISISEPILVAIYPLAICLIFLTFFHSLFKGKSEVYICSLLFTFIISVFDGLKATGIQIHSIDQLLSRIIPLYTVGMGWLLPAIIGGIIGYIISMLKRKKHKCNN